In Microbacterium cremeum, a genomic segment contains:
- a CDS encoding carbohydrate ABC transporter permease — protein sequence MATVALVTEGRAKRRTPKHHRLTLALPYLIPAVVLYGWFLLYPMLDAVRLSFFEWSGFRIQEPVWVGFDNYVRLFTQDAVFWTAFGNSVVWVILSLILPTGIALILALGLNRKMVGRNLMRAVFYIPAVFASITVAAMWRWIYNPTLGFVNQFLEAVGLGAWTQSWLGDPQFALGSIFIANIWQAVGFSMVLFLAGLQTVPVELIEAAKLDGANAWQRFRAVTVPALRPTTIVVIILTIINSLKVFDLVVGMTGGGPAQSTQVLALWSYTQSFTNHQFGMGGAVATVLLIVTLALVIPYMAWSMKGEDR from the coding sequence ATGGCCACCGTCGCCCTCGTGACCGAGGGGCGCGCGAAGCGGCGCACCCCGAAGCACCACCGCCTGACCCTCGCGCTGCCCTACCTGATCCCAGCGGTCGTGCTCTATGGGTGGTTCCTGCTCTACCCGATGCTCGACGCCGTTCGACTGTCCTTCTTCGAATGGTCGGGATTCCGCATCCAGGAGCCCGTCTGGGTCGGTTTCGACAACTACGTGCGTCTGTTCACGCAGGATGCCGTGTTCTGGACCGCGTTCGGCAACTCCGTGGTGTGGGTCATCCTGTCGCTGATCCTGCCCACCGGCATCGCCCTCATCCTCGCGCTCGGCCTCAACCGCAAGATGGTCGGCCGCAACCTGATGCGCGCCGTCTTCTACATCCCCGCCGTCTTCGCCTCGATCACGGTCGCCGCGATGTGGCGGTGGATCTACAACCCCACGCTCGGCTTCGTGAACCAGTTCCTGGAGGCGGTCGGACTCGGAGCATGGACCCAGTCGTGGCTGGGGGACCCCCAGTTCGCGCTGGGCTCCATCTTCATCGCGAACATCTGGCAGGCCGTCGGCTTCAGTATGGTGTTGTTCCTCGCAGGCCTGCAGACGGTCCCGGTCGAACTGATCGAGGCCGCCAAGCTCGACGGGGCGAACGCCTGGCAGCGGTTCCGGGCCGTCACGGTGCCAGCGCTGCGTCCCACCACGATCGTCGTGATCATCCTCACGATCATCAACTCGTTGAAAGTGTTCGACCTCGTGGTCGGCATGACCGGCGGCGGGCCGGCGCAGTCCACCCAGGTGCTCGCGCTGTGGTCGTACACCCAGTCGTTCACCAACCACCAGTTCGGCATGGGCGGCGCCGTCGCCACCGTGCTGCTGATCGTCACTCTGGCCCTGGTCATCCCCTACATGGCCTGGTCGATGAAGGGGGAAGACCGATGA